A region of Chitinophaga horti DNA encodes the following proteins:
- a CDS encoding YciI family protein: MLQYIRPLAAIDHYLDAHKVFLDKYVQSGHFILSGRRKPRTGAIILCKSSSRKEVEAILAEDPLDKYQLALYEIIEIEPIFAAQQLEQLL; the protein is encoded by the coding sequence ATGTTACAATACATCCGACCGCTGGCCGCTATTGACCACTACCTGGATGCCCACAAAGTTTTTCTAGATAAGTATGTTCAGAGCGGGCATTTTATCTTGTCGGGTCGGCGTAAACCTCGTACCGGGGCAATTATTTTATGTAAGTCGTCTTCCCGCAAGGAAGTAGAGGCTATTTTGGCCGAAGATCCCCTGGATAAATACCAACTCGCGCTTTACGAGATTATTGAAATTGAGCCAATTTTTGCCGCGCAGCAACTGGAACAGCTGCTCTAA